The Apostichopus japonicus isolate 1M-3 chromosome 14, ASM3797524v1, whole genome shotgun sequence region TCAAAAATCAGGCCACCAAAAAAATTTGGTGGGTTGGGAGAGACTTTTTCCATACTTCAAAAAATTTATCGACAGTTTTCGGAGTTTGTTGACATAGTTTAACCAAGTTGTTTCATTAAACTCGAATCAATAGTTTAGGCTAGCTTTCATGCATTCCGAAAACAAATCTTAACTGAGTGGAGGGGGTCAGGTGGGGTCGTGGCTCAGTCCTACAACTCCCTATCAGATGCTTAACAGGACCAGATACAGGACCATACAAAATACCGAGCAACCTGTTTTCTGCTCTGTTCACCTCACAATAAACCAAGTATTTAATAGGTCAGACTGTTGGAAGTATAACTCCTCCCAGAATGCAATATTCTTGTTATCACGTAGGTCATATATCCCTCCACAGAGTCCTCATTCTGTCACGATAATTCTTCTCTTCGTATTTCTATACACCTATGCCTTGCAAAATAAATGACGAGTGATATTCTATTCTCTAATTACCGTAGGGATCTCCCTGTCAAGTAGTCTACATAATTATGTTGATaacatgttttttatttgaaagCCAAGTGTGATAAGGTCACACATTTTCTTGTGTGCATTAATGCTGTAGCAGCCAGGTATCTCTTAATGTTACATTAATTTACATTGATTAGCTTTTGCCTATCAATAAGCCCTTTCTTTTTTGTCAggtgttttcttctttttcttttttttatcccCTCTTTTTTTGGGGGTTCTTGACTGCTTGCAAATTCTCATTTCAAAGGTGGATTGTAATCTATCAACAGTTGATTAAAATTGTTGACGTGTAAAGGTCGACTTGGTTTGAAGAATGCATCTCTATATCTACAGCTTCGATGTTTAATTATATTAAGAATTGAAGATggaatgatattaataatgtcAGTTCAAAGCAAACCTTAGAAAGACACTATTTTTTTTCCCAGTTTTATAATGTCATTTTCTGATCTGCAACTTTTTAAGATCAATTTTGTAATGCtctttgaatctatttttatttcaaaggtgtcatttaatatcagaaaactgatcaatatgaaaagaaaaccatTTACCAAATGCTAATTTGTTGCTCACCACTTCTTAAATGAGAGATAGTTGAGGAACTGaaattaatcttttttttttttcaactgcaTTATCACAACCTGAAATTCTTCATCTGCTGTTTGTGGGAAAAATCTATTTTGCTTTTGggtgataaaaaatatttgtcacTCAGCATTTCCTTAAGACATTCTCTTATTTTCATTTGGTTATGTGATAAATGTTTCAACTCTAAACAAAgagtattttcattttcaattttctatCGCTAGAACAAAAAATGACCAAACCTTGCATTACATCATTATTCATGTTATGAACTTTCAAGTATGGATTGTCAAAGTGAATTTTATGGACGCAGAGGTAATGAAAGTAGAATGGTCACTGAAGTGAATGGTATAGTAAGCACTGCATGAGCCAACTCTTCAGAGCTTGatatcttcccccccccccacacctcccccaATATATGAGACCAGCCTTAAGGCGACAAAAAAATGATGGAACTGCAGAgtggctttttatgttttcacacacaatttcttcaatcatttttttgttttgttttctaacaATGAGCTACATGTACTAAAATATAGTAGGTGATGTTTACTCGGCAAAAGTTTGAAGAGATATTGGACTAGGGACTAGAAGGAGTTCTTGTTATTATGCTTTCAAAAAGTTTATACTGATGTGATTAAGCATACCTCCagtaaattttttatttatttaaaaaaaaattaaatatgaaaaatattttaaaaaaatatataaatataagcaAATTAGTGAGCCTGACATAATAGAGTTCTATGACTAGACTACCAGTTTATGTAAAAACTCGTCTGAACTACATCAATAAATAGATGAAAAACCTTTAATGTTGCTTTTCTGAGAGAAAAAGAATGTAAAATGAACAGATCACTTCCTTATGAAATTTctctgatattttgtttttcaaattttcatgacAAAAACTCATTTGACTCTGAAAAGGTTTCTTGACACTATTGTATCCAATGAAAGTGTGATTTATTTCACCTAGTTATATAAGTTTGATTTATACCTTCATGTAAGCTTCTGTAATCTTTTGAATAACAGcccctctccccctccaacCTTCTTCACTGGAATTAGACCCAATAGGAGCCTATAAGAGCTCTCTAATATTCTTAGACTTGTGTGAGACGCTCActgatacatacatgtataaatgTAATAGTCTTTGGAATGACAAGTAGTACACcttttttcaacaaaattacAAGCATTTATATTGTGCTTTTCAATACATCTTGGTAGAAATTATTGATATGTGTAAAATGTGTGTCTGTTTGTTACACCTTGACAtgacccccaaaatactacatGGACGTCATGGGAAAttaatatcacaaaataaaaaCTTCTACTAAAGTTTAAAAGGTGGCTTTGTGATGCCAAGTCTGgttattgtttgatatttccCCGGAGTGATTAAGAAATTCTGGAAAGTTTCTCTCCGTAAACTGGATGTAACGTCGTGGCTCTCCCGTGGCTTCATTACACTCTTGTACGTGACACCCGAGGAGTTTGTTGATAGCACCGGCCCGAATTTTGACTCTTTTCCTCTTGTGTGGTTGTGTTGACAGGCAAGTTTCAAAGAAACCAAGGCTCTACTTATCAAGAGTGAGAACGACTGCGGCCGTCTGAGGGAAGATCTGGAAGATAAAACAAAGACAATAGGAATGTTAACAGATGCCAGAGACATGCTTAACCAGAAGGTAAGAAAATATGGGGGGCTATGATTATATTACTCCTCTCTAGGTGTCCTCCCCGATAAGCAAAGTTTGTAGAAATAAACCGTGgaaacaaattatttaaattgaCAGGAGAAATTATAGGAAAGGCGAGCGCATGCATCGTAAATGTTGTAAAACTGTCGACATTGATGAGACACATTCAACACACAATGTCAGATATGTGTAAACCTGGATCAGAGAAGCAGGTCTGCTCAAATAGTTTGggtttttaactttattttaccAATGAGTTTCCCCTTGATTGCAAGAATTTGCTGTGTTGTACGCCTTGATACGATAGATACTAAATATGGAAGAAAGTGGACGCGGACCCTGAAGTAgggggtgtggaggggggggcgggaggggcAAAACGTTGCTGACTTTTGGTAGGTTTGGTAGAGATGAGTGCATATTTAAAATGGAGAGAAGTGTTTAAATATTGTTATTCGTAAATGCCCAAAGTTTTTTGggatttttattctttatttgaaTGAGACACTTTGTCAAAGGAGTCAACCAACAATACAGGACACACATATTTAACTCCAGAAAGGAAGACAAACATtgataaagaaagaaacaatcaagTATCAGAAATACTGATACTTTATCTCACAAAACTCAAGTTTTCACGTCCAGTATTTCAgatgaattaaattaaaatattttccgTAACTGTGCTCGGCCTCTTGGAGATGATCGATAAAGCGTCATCCGAACAAGTGGTGCTTAATTGAGCCCCTTCTGTTGAACAGGAAGTCTTACTGCTTATATTCCTTCGTCAATCGTTTCTGTTGCAATTTCCCCTTAAAAGGAGCCCGTAAAAGCGGACAAAATTTAATTAAGAACAAGAGCATCTTTTCTTTGCTGCTACTACTCAATAAGGTAGTGGGTTTTCTTAAAGTATACATTCAATGGAAAGATCAGTTAAAGCTGTGTGTTGTCTGGTAAGGAAATCTTTTGTCATTCTTATCAAGCCATATATAACTTTCACAGCTAATTTGGATACCCTTTTGATCTAACTGAGAGATGTCTATGTGATTGACAATGATTTGAGTAAATGTTACAAACCATTAGATATATATGGCAAAACTGGTGAGTCATCTCCAGTTGAATCAAATACAGACtttttttgtgtcccacaaagaTCATGTCAGGCTGATTGTCCTGTTTGTGCCATCTGCTGACTTAGGTTCCCTGTTTCAGGTTTTCTTTGGCGATTTATAAGTAATAATACATTTTTTGTTCATGTTCCTTTACCTTTCTCGTAACAGTCTAATAAACTGTGAGTTTGTAACTACTCTACagatatgaatatctgtgacagTTTATGTTActgtaatattataataataaaatatgcaTGTTATATATGATAGTTCTTGCAGGGAGAGGATGTTTCCAAGGTATCTAGGGAACCGAAAAGTGAGAAAAGATGttgaaacatttttctttactCTTGCTTCTTAAAGGTCACAGAGTTCGAAATAACTCACGATAAAGTTCAGAATGAACTCAGAGAGATGAGTAACAGTGTCTCCGATCTGGAGGAGCAATTGGCACAGACTAGTCACGAGAAGAGAGAGTTGCAAGATGTCCTTAATAACGCCAAGAGCGATCAAGCTCTTCAACTTCAGGAATTCAGAGCCCATCAATCGGCTTGGGAGGCCCAAAGAACAATGTTTGAGGACAACGAGAGGTAAAACATCAACTTTCATAGACGGGATTTGGCCAGAAAAGAGGGGAGAATGGGGAAAATCAAGATAGGAGGCTACTCTTTTAGAAAGtacaaattgttttgttttcatttttttattagaaatttAAGTATACTTTGGCTAAACGAAACCCTCTGTCTCTAAGTTGTCTTTATAACCGTggcatctttaaaaaaaaataacatagcAAAACCATGGTTGCAAGGAACTATTTTGCAACGGTAGCAAGAATATATCGAACCAATTAAGTAGTGAagtcacactacttgcaagagATAAGATTTGATCATATCATTGTTTACAAATCTTGGGAGCAACTCCCAACATTTTACTCAATAGgaatgaaacaagaaaaatcTTGATATTTTGAAACTGTTTGAAAACCCCTCTTGTTTCCTTCTTGTTTGTGAATCCAGAAATCTGAAAGATCAACAACGAAAGCTGGAGGATGAAGTTTCAAACCATAAAAGGGAAATAGAAACCGTATCTTCAGACTTGAAGGGCAAATTAGCGGTTTCTTCTAGTAAACTGAAGTCTCTTGAGGCATTGTTAGAACAGGAGAGGTGGGCCAGTAATGAAAAACTGAGTGCCTTGAGGGAGGAGATAATTGCAGTCAGAAGAGAGTCAGAAGAGGCAGCAATAAAGTTACAAGGAAGGTTGGAGAGCTCTCAACACCTTCTCATCTCGGTGAGGTCAGAGTCGGAGAAGGTTCAAGACGAATTCCAGAGGGCTACGAAGGAATCAGAGGCAGCGATGACGAAAGCAGAGGCAGAGAAGCAGTCGCTGGCGGAGTCGGTGAAATCGGAAAGAGCGTTGGTGAGATCGATCCAAGAGTCGCATCAGCTTGAACGTCAGAGCTGGGAGAAGACCAGGCAGGACCTCAAAGACAGTATCTGTAAATTGAAAGAGGTCCAGTCGCAGGAGAAAATCTCGTCTCAGGAGAAGGCAACAGCTTTGGAGAATGAGATCAGCCTGCTGAAGGTCGATCTGGAGAGGGCTTCGTCGAGTAAGGAGACGCTGCGAGCATCATTGCAGTCACAGAAACGAGAGTTACTCGCCGAGAACGAGAACATCGTTCAAGGAATGGAGAACAAATTGGCAGAGGTGATGAAGCAATTACAGGAAAGTCGAGAAGATGTCTCACAGGCTCAGGCCGAGTTAGCGTCCCACAGGGAAAGCTTCGTGAAGAGATTGGCGGAGGCCAAAGAGGAATCCAAGCAAACAGAGTCGTCATTGATAGAGTGTCACCGAAGCGAAATCAAACAGCTTGAACAGGCAAGAGgcaaaattaaaacagaattGCAGCAGTTCCAAGAACGTCAAAAGGAAGAACGGCAATCGCTCGAGGAGAAGATCGTAGAACTGGAGAGCAAGCATAGTTCAATCAATGTTGACCTTGAGAGAACCAAGCAGGAAAACGTCGCCCTCCGGAATTCCCTGGTCTCCGATAAACAGGAGATGTTTGCGGAGCGAGGCCGAATGGCGAAGGAGATGGAATCGAAGGAGGACGATTTGAGGAGGGAACTGACAGAAGTGAAGCAATCTCTGAATGCAGCTCGCTCTGATGTCATCAGTCAAAaggaaaaaatagaaaaagagaTCATCCAACTGAAAGAGGAGCATAACGAGAAAGAGAAGGGTCTGAAAGAGGCATACCAGAGCGAAGTAGGACGAGTGACGGAAGCTAATAAAGATCTTAAGAATCTGCTGGATCAGCAACTCTCAGCCcaggaagaggagaggaaacAGTCGAAAGAACTGAACTGCAAGACGAAGATTAAACTTGACTCCCTACAGGAAGCCCTGCAGAAAGAACAAGCAGAGAAGACATCCCTTCAAGAGGCGCTCAATCGGAGACGACGAGAGATGACCTCCGACTTGGAGAGGGTCAGCCAAGAGTGTCAGGAACGAGAGGACGAGCTGAGGAAAGATTTACTCGAGACGAAACAGGGTCTCAGCAAGGCCCAATCAGAAGTGGTGGTTCTCCAAGAGAACCTGAATACCAGAGAGAAAGAATTATTGGAAGAGTTAGAACGGAAGGAAAACGATCGGCTTGTCCAGCAGTCGGAGGAGGAGAAATCAAGGAAGACTTGGACCGAAAAGGAACTCCTGATGGCGGAAGAGGCAGAGCGATTGAAGCTTGAAATTCAGAAGTTGGAAGCCACGATAAGCGATAAAGATAGAATGATGATAGACGAGAAGGCACGGCTCAAAAATGAAAGTTACCAGCGAGAGGCAGTGAAAGAGAGGTTAGAGGAGGAGGCTGACCACTTGAGGTCTCAGGTGGAAGATAAGGACAGGAAAATTGGGGTTCTGGATGCATCCCTAGAGAAGGTCACCATGGAGAAGAAAAAGATTGATATGGATCTCTTACACATCAAAGAGGATTCTCAGCTGAAGGCGCTGAAATTGGAAGAAACCGTCTCCAAACTGGAAGGAGATCTGAATACGGCTCGTGGTGAGCTTCAGAGATCCAGCGAGGAGTACAGGGCGAAACTCAGTCAGATGATGTCGGACATGGAGAACAGTCATGGCAGAGAGAGGACCAACGCTGAACTTTTGGCTGAGAGACAGCGGGTATTTGAAACGGAAATAGAGAAATTAAAGAGAGACAGAGCTGAATCAGAGAGGAAGCTGCAGGAGAGGGTGAAAGCGTCCGTCAAGCAGGTCGAGGAGCTGACGTCAAATTTGAGAGAAGCCACGGCAATAGCCGAGGAGAGCAGCCAGAACCTCAACACAGCACTGACGGAGAAGATGGAGCTGGAGGCGAAATTGCACGAAGACAGCAGGGTATCCCGAGAGGAGATTTTAGACCTGCAGAGCAAGCTCGAAGGACAGCGGCAGGACTCCGAGGAGGAGAGGATGAAATTGAGGACGGTAAACGACGACTTGAGAACCAAACTGATGACTCTGGAGCAACAACAGGAGCGACTTCAGCAGAGCAGCGGAAAAGTCGAGCAGAAATTGAAGGTGGAACAGAGCACTCGTACGAAGGAGGTCGAAGTCCTCAGATTAGAGAAGCAGTTCGTCGAGGAGAAATACGCGGCTCTCGAAAAGGAATTCGAGGCATTGAAATGCGAGAAACTGCAGACGACGGAGCGGCTCACCTCTCGCGAGAAGGAGGCCGAGATGGTCCGATCAGAGAAGCAGCAACTCGAGGACCAACAGGGCAGTCACGAGGAGGAAATCATCACCCTCAGATCGGAGAAGCAACAACTGATAGAGAGAATGAACAAGCTCGTGGAGATGAATAAGAGAATCAAGGAAAGTGAAAAACGGGAAGTGGGCGAGAAGAAAGAAGACTTGGAGAAGTACAAGCGAGAAGTGGAAACTGAATTGGGAGAAATCAGAGAAAGGTCAGCAAAAAATAacctgttttttatttttctatatttttttaagtCATTTTCGAGAAGAAAATTATTAAAGGGCAATTCAGGTATTTATTTCACTTGAAACACTAGAAGATTCAGAATACACTCttcaaaaattttttttttgggggggggggactctaATGCAACAAAACTTGCCAGAACAGCATATCACACCATATAAATAATGTGGTATGAAACTATAAATTAGCAACAAATACTATTTTaagcatgtgtaaaagtaagttggcctgacgtttcgatcctagcaggatcttcttcaaaggttaAATGACAAGTagcagtaacagaagggacagaaacacgcacagaatacagacaggttaatgagcatggtaaactcaaagagatagatgtaaggggattagtaggcaagggatggagagaagaaagaaagaaaccaacagggaagaggagaggtaggagatgaACATTaaagggacaaagagaggattaagggaagggggtagggaataaactggagaaggacaaagaacTATTTTAAGCAGTAAGACATCGCCTTCATCTGCCATCAGTACCTTAAGTTTTTGTacacaatccccccccccccatggaatgtttatcatattttaaaagcATGCTCAAGGCTACTAGCTAGTCGTCCAATGACAAATGGTTATTTTAAGACAGTTTTCcaaacaagattttttttataggaCCAGTAGAAATCTCTTTTAAGAGTTCCATAGAAACACTTTACTTGGCTAAACACTTCACATGTTTAACTTATCTgtgaatttacatttttatgttTCAATCTTTCTCCTCATTAAGGTATGAGAAAGAAATAGATATGTTGAAGAGAGGAGAACAGGCCAAGCAGAAACTTCTCCAACAAGAGTTGGATGCCGTCGCCAGCGAACTGGAGCATACCAAGCTAATGCTATCTCATGAAACCGACGCATTGGAGGAGAAGTCCAAACTGGCACTCTCGGCATCTGAATCGCTAAAGTCATCCAAGATGGAGACGGAGAAGGAAATTACGTCCCTACGTAAGCtcctcattattattattattacatccGTTCATATATAGCGCAAAATTCCAGGGTTCAATGCTCTTAACAagacaaatacaaatatacaattgAATATACTTAACCATaggtttgtttgaaataaaacgTCTTTAATGCTTATTTGAAAGTGCTGATAGAGGTAAGGCTTCGTATTTCTGATGGTAAGATTTTAGTTTCTATTaagtttgctttttttttttttatgtgaaatgtggtattgttgttaatttaatttaccatatttttttttcaccttgtTATTGACAATACCTTTGTAATTTCCTCCTTGgtttaaagaaagttttttgtttctcaacatttgattgaaaattttgcctaattgcagtCTGCTCTGACTGTTGAAGATTATCCCTAATAGTTATGACTACTTCCATAGCCAGTTTTAAGAATCAAACTCCCTCTGGTGATGGTAGATTCATTCCTGACAGCTGTCAAAGAAACAGAATGGGATCCAATTATTTCCTGCAAAAtaaggatgtgacatcacagcaaATATTGTAACTATATAAATTTGATTAAATAAtgcttttccctttttttaacctcatgttttttctttctttctctgtgGGATGTTGGAGCATAGTGTGATGACATGGTTTGGCTGACTTACgttgtttttcaatgtttttcacCCAAGTGTGTTATGAGAGGTGTTGtgttgcaaaaacaaaacaaggcaGCTGTATTGATTAATCTATATCAATCAATTAACCATGTTGTTGTGCCCCATTCAAACAGTTATAAACTGCAATTGAATTATGAATGCTCATACAACATTTCCCCATCGTGGACCCTTCAGGTAAAACAATGGACAAGGAGAAGAGAGACAATAACAAACGACTGGAGAAACTAAAACAGGAACTGTTGGCCGTGAAAACAGAGTCTTGCAGCTTGCAGAggaaaattgaagaagaaacaCAACAGAAGATAGCAAAGGCAGAGAAAACATCTGAGAGAGAAAAGATGGAGTTGGAAACGAAGGTAAATCCTCAACAATGTGTTGTGCATACATtcccctcttcctcctcctcctcctccccacccctatCCACACCATAGCTATCCCATCCCTCTCCTGATCCGATTTGAATGTCATTTATCTGTCTTGTAAAAGCATCGTTTTTTAGGGATATGACAGTTTGTCTGCTACTGAAACTTGGCTGTTGCCATCTTCTCGTTTCGACTCCTGACACAAAGTTGTCAGAGAAGTGGTTTTTGTCAAAATGTTTGTACTAGTCACAGTAAATACTGGGTGTTACAGGAAACTGCTGTCATGTATGTGTTATAGCCAACAGCCAACCAGAATGAagcattttggtattttgtgtcGTATGTAACTCTCGACAGCTTTGGTTAACAGTCTACTCTTTGCTAATAAATATTATGCCATATTGGAATAACAGCCCAAAGCTTTTTGCTGAATGGTCATTCCATTTACATTACGTCCAAAGAAGGAAGTCCTACGTCAGCTGTTGGCAGTTTTCTATATTTTCATTGGAAAGTTTAATCACGTAAGATGCCTTCTTGGTTATATGACACCAAACTCTAGTTCTGGGGAAACTTCTCTAGATCAATGTCTGCACATTCTCCTTTAAGCTGTGATGTGGGTTGATTTTCGTGTCCCTGAAAACCAAAATGAATGGATATAGTTGTTACCTTAAAGTGTAATGTTCCGATTTGTTTATCATATGAAGATGTCATAAATTAAATGAGCAATGGcaatttataattttgtttcttgacagctatttttttgttttttgtaaaacTATCATATTTgaattcttgtttttatttgatgtttttacAATATCGTATACCCGTCCTCCATCAGAAGTTGAAGCCAGTTGAATTAAAATGtcttgaaagaaaattgaaagcaCACAGCTCACTGGACAATTAGAAGTCAACCATGTCTACAGAACTAATCAGGGAAGACGTTAATAGACCTTAGGCAATTAGCAAGAATAAAAGCGAATGAAAAGGTTGTTTTTACGCGTCGATCTTCACTTCCCCGATTTTTCGGATGGGTTGTCTAATGAATTCTAAACCCACCAGCAGG contains the following coding sequences:
- the LOC139979459 gene encoding uncharacterized protein isoform X2, which encodes MDSGKLRALTNFVNAINIGPCIESLKQLHDGSHFIEMMKILNGSQASHDADHPIQRYRYILNFLEEFYNTHLKFYIDCSRIINTADEFELAKVASLMLCASVQGDEDKRKLFVEPITKLDLTSQHEIKDIIEFVLNMESNSNQLRRNFADVLHRRVSGISSSPVTRSLHFKYSRGDSVSSDSSSTSLNDSSNKLKTPVEPASPFQRVYQGSPISPVKVLLTSPHMANKINLRKMHHKIRELETKNASERALRDDVESEVLEKSKRIADLESQMRDLNNQLQGSKDLQDKLDEFQAREEEFNSDKSQLQKMKMKLSELGDMKEEYSRLDKEMKDLTSERTKLHSSLGGYQRLKGEHEEVQKSLRQANREIDQLKATIEKVNEDLMVSESKYSEAEQMLQQSRQIYKEKIEHLEVQLSSNNASPLLGESLGMITEKRIADLEDELNELRSTWTEPKANQALKDELSQMTQIRGKFEASFKETKALLIKSENDCGRLREDLEDKTKTIGMLTDARDMLNQKVTEFEITHDKVQNELREMSNSVSDLEEQLAQTSHEKRELQDVLNNAKSDQALQLQEFRAHQSAWEAQRTMFEDNERNLKDQQRKLEDEVSNHKREIETVSSDLKGKLAVSSSKLKSLEALLEQERWASNEKLSALREEIIAVRRESEEAAIKLQGRLESSQHLLISVRSESEKVQDEFQRATKESEAAMTKAEAEKQSLAESVKSERALVRSIQESHQLERQSWEKTRQDLKDSICKLKEVQSQEKISSQEKATALENEISLLKVDLERASSSKETLRASLQSQKRELLAENENIVQGMENKLAEVMKQLQESREDVSQAQAELASHRESFVKRLAEAKEESKQTESSLIECHRSEIKQLEQARGKIKTELQQFQERQKEERQSLEEKIVELESKHSSINVDLERTKQENVALRNSLVSDKQEMFAERGRMAKEMESKEDDLRRELTEVKQSLNAARSDVISQKEKIEKEIIQLKEEHNEKEKGLKEAYQSEVGRVTEANKDLKNLLDQQLSAQEEERKQSKELNCKTKIKLDSLQEALQKEQAEKTSLQEALNRRRREMTSDLERVSQECQEREDELRKDLLETKQGLSKAQSEVVVLQENLNTREKELLEELERKENDRLVQQSEEEKSRKTWTEKELLMAEEAERLKLEIQKLEATISDKDRMMIDEKARLKNESYQREAVKERLEEEADHLRSQVEDKDRKIGVLDASLEKVTMEKKKIDMDLLHIKEDSQLKALKLEETVSKLEGDLNTARGELQRSSEEYRAKLSQMMSDMENSHGRERTNAELLAERQRVFETEIEKLKRDRAESERKLQERVKASVKQVEELTSNLREATAIAEESSQNLNTALTEKMELEAKLHEDSRVSREEILDLQSKLEGQRQDSEEERMKLRTVNDDLRTKLMTLEQQQERLQQSSGKVEQKLKVEQSTRTKEVEVLRLEKQFVEEKYAALEKEFEALKCEKLQTTERLTSREKEAEMVRSEKQQLEDQQGSHEEEIITLRSEKQQLIERMNKLVEMNKRIKESEKREVGEKKEDLEKYKREVETELGEIRERYEKEIDMLKRGEQAKQKLLQQELDAVASELEHTKLMLSHETDALEEKSKLALSASESLKSSKMETEKEITSLRKTMDKEKRDNNKRLEKLKQELLAVKTESCSLQRKIEEETQQKIAKAEKTSEREKMELETKIQVLVQENEGLKKQMTRLERNTEPVERCDLEHSSLEVNLSNADLQTSVRRAGDSKLASDSLAEDSDADISAADSLNDGTPAQKLGRNLSEMRLDDLDISPRASLTSSQGSTKSLRSNTSTISKGRTTIEITMSCTRSQVDLTTSVPAHNPTTPYNLRSSTTSNQLDLPERVTKTLDELCASQSSLTASSIQGKSHHTTGRANFVIVNDCDEEPEFLAWEDRIQELHRRNTLCRPHLKTSYPVETQTYAPDNFDDNDLKVKETTFSEGESKTVVTTSGRTSRKRKTDLAQIDEAPSGKLRKATSENVLPGQELTSNFLQRAISHQEMPPPDTSTISRTTRPSQNDLSDSRKLVATNTNSTGRILRSSDIRTNAENKPQPMQPTKPDQKALSFDIGFSPKPSLRRRSMRHSFARKALGRNSPKVNPEVAAARKENKLKSKKETSKVPKMDLTKETSQSKLPTGLPTTAKKSKRRSIGKWLGK
- the LOC139979459 gene encoding uncharacterized protein isoform X5, which codes for MDSGKLRALTNFVNAINIGPCIESLKQLHDGSHFIEMMKILNGSQASHDADHPIQRYRYILNFLEEFYNTHLKFYIDCSRIINTADEFELAKVASLMLCASVQGDEDKRKLFVEPITKLDLTSQHEIKDIIEFVLNMESNSNQLRRNFADVLHRRVSGISSSPVTRSLHFKYSRGDSVSSDSSSTSLNDSSNKLKTPVEPASPFQRVYQGSPISPVKVLLTSPHMANKINLRKMHHKIRELETKNASERALRDDVESEVLEKSKRIADLESQMRDLNNQLQGSKDLQDKLDEFQAREEEFNSDKSQLQKMKMKLSELGDMKEEYSRLDKEMKDLTSERTKLHSSLGGYQRLKGEHEEVQKSLRQANREIDQLKATIEKVNEDLMVSESKYSEAEQMLQQSRQIYKEKIEHLEVQLSSNNASPLLGESLGMITEKRIADLEDELNELRSTWTEPKANQALKDELSQMTQIRGKFEASFKETKALLIKSENDCGRLREDLEDKTKTIGMLTDARDMLNQKVTEFEITHDKVQNELREMSNSVSDLEEQLAQTSHEKRELQDVLNNAKSDQALQLQEFRAHQSAWEAQRTMFEDNERNLKDQQRKLEDEVSNHKREIETVSSDLKGKLAVSSSKLKSLEALLEQERWASNEKLSALREEIIAVRRESEEAAIKLQGRLESSQHLLISVRSESEKVQDEFQRATKESEAAMTKAEAEKQSLAESVKSERALVRSIQESHQLERQSWEKTRQDLKDSICKLKEVQSQEKISSQEKATALENEISLLKVDLERASSSKETLRASLQSQKRELLAENENIVQGMENKLAEVMKQLQESREDVSQAQAELASHRESFVKRLAEAKEESKQTESSLIECHRSEIKQLEQARGKIKTELQQFQERQKEERQSLEEKIVELESKHSSINVDLERTKQENVALRNSLVSDKQEMFAERGRMAKEMESKEDDLRRELTEVKQSLNAARSDVISQKEKIEKEIIQLKEEHNEKEKGLKEAYQSEVGRVTEANKDLKNLLDQQLSAQEEERKQSKELNCKTKIKLDSLQEALQKEQAEKTSLQEALNRRRREMTSDLERVSQECQEREDELRKDLLETKQGLSKAQSEVVVLQENLNTREKELLEELERKENDRLVQQSEEEKSRKTWTEKELLMAEEAERLKLEIQKLEATISDKDRMMIDEKARLKNESYQREAVKERLEEEADHLRSQVEDKDRKIGVLDASLEKVTMEKKKIDMDLLHIKEDSQLKALKLEETVSKLEGDLNTARGELQRSSEEYRAKLSQMMSDMENSHGRERTNAELLAERQRVFETEIEKLKRDRAESERKLQERVKASVKQVEELTSNLREATAIAEESSQNLNTALTEKMELEAKLHEDSRVSREEILDLQSKLEGQRQDSEEERMKLRTVNDDLRTKLMTLEQQQERLQQSSGKVEQKLKVEQSTRTKEVEVLRLEKQFVEEKYAALEKEFEALKCEKLQTTERLTSREKEAEMVRSEKQQLEDQQGSHEEEIITLRSEKQQLIERMNKLVEMNKRIKESEKREVGEKKEDLEKYKREVETELGEIRERYEKEIDMLKRGEQAKQKLLQQELDAVASELEHTKLMLSHETDALEEKSKLALSASESLKSSKMETEKEITSLRKTMDKEKRDNNKRLEKLKQELLAVKTESCSLQRKIEEETQQKIAKAEKTSEREKMELETKIQVLVQENEGLKKQMTRLERNTEPVERCDLEHSSLEVNLSNADLQTSVRRAGDSKLASDSLAEDSDADISAADSLNDGTPAQKLGRNLSEMRLDDLDISPRASLTSSQGSTKSLRSNTSTISKGRANFVIVNDCDEEPEFLAWEDRIQELHRRNTLCRPHLKTSYPVETQTYAPDNFDDNDLKVKETTFSEGESKTVVTTSGRTSRKRKTDLAQIDEAPSGKQLRKATSENVLPGQELTSNFLQRAISHQEMPPPDTSTISRTTRPSQNDLSDSRKLVATNTNSTGRILRSSDIRTNAENKPQPMQPTKPDQKALSFDIGFSPKPSLRRRSMRHSFARKALGRNSPKVNPEVAAARKENKLKSKKETSKVPKMDLTKETSQSKLPTGLPTTAKKSKRRSIGKWLGK